A window of the Desulfobacula toluolica Tol2 genome harbors these coding sequences:
- a CDS encoding ABC transporter ATP-binding protein, whose product MDILLSGISKTFDDNKIKRVIFNDMTACFSSGRFFVIMGKSGVGKSSLLNLISGIDVPDKGSIRVDGTCVSDMNDTQRTLFRRRHIGFIYQFFNLIPVLTVLENVTLICELDGMPKKTCLDRAASLLKKVELFDRRNDYPDRLSGGEQQRVAIVRSLVNDPQIILADEPTGNLDAETGQVILELISDLVKNSGKTLVMATHSPEAVSYADQVFSVLGRTLVPQYNELIHP is encoded by the coding sequence TTGGATATTCTGCTTTCCGGGATCAGTAAAACCTTTGATGACAATAAAATCAAAAGGGTTATTTTCAACGATATGACAGCCTGTTTTTCCTCGGGCCGGTTTTTTGTGATCATGGGAAAAAGCGGAGTGGGAAAAAGTTCGTTGCTCAACCTGATCAGCGGAATTGATGTGCCGGACAAAGGAAGTATCCGGGTTGACGGCACCTGTGTATCCGACATGAACGACACCCAAAGAACCTTGTTCAGGCGAAGGCATATCGGGTTTATTTATCAGTTTTTCAACCTGATTCCTGTACTCACTGTACTTGAAAATGTTACCCTGATCTGTGAACTGGACGGCATGCCGAAAAAAACCTGTCTTGACCGGGCAGCCTCCCTGCTGAAAAAAGTGGAGCTTTTTGACCGGCGAAACGATTACCCGGACCGACTTTCAGGAGGAGAGCAGCAAAGGGTTGCCATTGTAAGATCCCTGGTCAATGATCCGCAAATTATTCTTGCGGATGAACCCACGGGAAACCTTGATGCAGAAACCGGTCAGGTTATCCTTGAACTGATTTCAGACCTGGTGAAAAACAGCGGAAAGACCCTTGTTATGGCCACCCACAGCCCGGAAGCCGTTTCATATGCTGACCAGGTTTTTTCTGTTCTGGGCCGGACATTGGTGCCTCAATACAATGAATTGATACACCCATGA
- a CDS encoding lactate utilization protein has protein sequence MKNPIDNYWKLKLENVKEALESNNFEVFITDNSADALKLALETIIPAANVKSISWGGSMTFIKTGLYEHLKDQKEFDILDIFDKSLSNEEKAQKRRQALLTDLFITGTNALTEDGYLVNLDMIGNRVGAITFGPTNVLILIGRNKIVPDIESAMDRIKTYVAPANAMRLDMKTPCVKTGACSECSSKARICNTWTITQKSFPKNRIKVVLINEDLGL, from the coding sequence ATGAAAAACCCGATTGATAATTATTGGAAACTTAAACTTGAAAACGTAAAAGAGGCCCTTGAGTCAAATAATTTTGAAGTGTTTATCACGGATAATTCAGCAGACGCCTTAAAACTTGCTTTGGAAACCATCATACCGGCAGCCAATGTTAAAAGCATATCATGGGGCGGTTCCATGACGTTTATAAAAACAGGCCTTTATGAACATCTTAAAGATCAAAAAGAGTTCGATATTCTTGATATCTTTGATAAATCCCTGTCCAATGAAGAAAAAGCACAAAAAAGACGACAGGCGCTTTTAACCGATCTTTTTATCACCGGAACCAACGCCCTGACCGAGGATGGATATCTGGTCAATCTTGACATGATCGGCAACAGGGTCGGCGCAATTACATTCGGGCCCACAAATGTCCTGATCCTGATCGGGCGCAATAAGATAGTTCCGGATATAGAATCTGCCATGGACCGGATTAAAACTTATGTGGCACCAGCCAATGCCATGCGCCTTGACATGAAAACGCCATGCGTTAAAACCGGAGCATGTTCCGAATGCAGCAGCAAGGCCAGGATCTGCAACACATGGACAATCACGCAAAAATCGTTTCCCAAAAATAGAATCAAAGTTGTGTTGATAAACGAAGACCTCGGACTATAA
- the nfo gene encoding deoxyribonuclease IV, with the protein MKYIGAHVSAAGGVQNAPLNAHRIKATAFALFTKNQRQWHAAALTKEAIDSFKENCSRYGYTPDRILAHDSYLINLGHPEKSALEKSRAAFVDELLRCSQLGLTTLNFHPGSHLQKGKAMTDTSITKCLKTISDSLNLALDKTKGVTAVIENTAGQGTNVGFSFEQIAQMIQGVEDKERIGVCIDTCHAFSAGYDLKSARGFEDTWRQFDDIIGFQYLRGMHLNDTKKAYASRVDRHESLGKGNLGMDVFRRIMVSPQWDNIPLILETPDNTLWAGEIALLRQCKHLD; encoded by the coding sequence ATGAAATATATAGGTGCCCATGTCAGTGCCGCCGGAGGTGTGCAAAACGCTCCTTTAAACGCTCATCGCATCAAAGCAACGGCTTTTGCCCTGTTCACAAAAAATCAGCGGCAATGGCATGCCGCCGCTCTGACAAAAGAAGCCATTGACTCTTTCAAGGAAAATTGCAGCAGATACGGCTATACACCGGACCGGATACTTGCCCATGACAGCTATTTGATCAACCTGGGACACCCGGAAAAATCTGCCCTGGAAAAATCCAGGGCTGCATTTGTTGATGAGCTTCTGCGGTGCAGCCAATTGGGGCTGACCACCTTGAATTTTCATCCTGGCAGCCATTTGCAAAAGGGAAAAGCCATGACAGATACCAGTATTACAAAATGCCTGAAAACTATTTCAGACTCTTTGAACCTGGCATTGGATAAGACCAAAGGGGTGACGGCCGTCATAGAAAATACGGCTGGCCAGGGGACCAACGTGGGATTTTCATTTGAACAGATTGCACAGATGATTCAGGGGGTGGAGGACAAAGAACGTATCGGGGTGTGTATTGATACCTGTCACGCTTTTTCCGCAGGATATGATCTGAAATCAGCCAGAGGATTTGAAGATACCTGGCGGCAATTTGACGATATCATCGGGTTTCAATACCTGAGGGGAATGCACCTTAACGACACAAAAAAGGCATATGCCTCACGGGTGGACCGGCATGAAAGCCTGGGGAAGGGCAACCTTGGAATGGATGTTTTCCGGCGCATCATGGTTTCTCCTCAATGGGACAATATTCCCCTGATATTGGAAACCCCGGACAATACTCTGTGGGCCGGAGAGATTGCTCTTTTAAGGCAATGTAAGCACCTGGACTAA